One stretch of Tachysurus fulvidraco isolate hzauxx_2018 chromosome 12, HZAU_PFXX_2.0, whole genome shotgun sequence DNA includes these proteins:
- the LOC113640507 gene encoding uncharacterized protein LOC113640507: MANANPEQPEEFTIQQRKNPRGKRENYITGQHVSLERLREQMQIVIPQDPMMTYIMKEIPPYPTPVVFWVSDVAHVTAETGFRGIMESGQFRPPNSEFSWWGLKINEEEIRAAETMYIETNFPNEALELNEQKPFLENFTTSPVFKLEKSRYGNYRFTFPLTDLMQWYKEQNCGGEEPVLRVYKTITYKQKIVYAVLIHSPEDNKRFGEYPLLEASEWVRYQDGKIIWKAQAICETHWYKFVSGNGQKLKSHEFYVWDQVSLLFHLPNPKALKVPRKGLIEALEACKLDEIDLSKYNGPKSKEERYIEAKEEVNKLK, encoded by the exons ATGGCAAATGCAAATCCAGAGCAACCTGAAGAG TTTACCATCCAACAAAGAAAGAATCCACGTGGAAAAAGGGAGAACTACATCACAGGGCAGCATGTGAGTttagagagactgagagagcaAATGCAGATAGTGATCCCGCAGGATCCCATGATGACATACATAATGAAGGAGATCCCACCCTACCCAACTCCAGTTGTATTTTGGGTTTCAGATGTAGCCCATGTTACTGCAGAGACAGGATTCAGGGGGATAATGGAGTCTGGGCAGTTCAGACCTCCTAATAGTGAGTTCTCATGGTGGGGCTTAAAAATTAATGAAGAGGAGATAAGAGCAGCAGAGACAATGTACATAGAGACTAATTTCCCAAATGAAGCACTAGAGCTGAATGAACAGAAGCCGTTCCTGGAGAATTTCACCACATCACCTGTCTTCAAACTAGAGAAATCCCGCTACGGCAATTATCGCTTCACTTTTCCTCTCACTGATCTGATGCAGTGGTATAAAGAACAGAACTGTGGAGGAGAAGAGCCGGTTCTCAGGGTATACAAGACCATCACCTACAAACAGAAAATTGTGTACGCTGTGCTGATTCACAGTCCTGAGGATAACAAGCGTTTTGGAGAATATCCTCTTCTTGAAGCGAGTGAGTGGGTTCGTTATCAGGATGGAAAGATCATCTGGAAAGCACAAGCCATTTGTGAAACCCACTGGTATAAATTTGTTTCAGGAAACGGACAAAAGCTGAAATCTCATGAATTTTATGTCTGGGATCAGGTTAGTTTACTCTTTCACCTACCAAATCCTAAAGCCCTGAAAGTCCCCAGAAAAGGACTTATAGAAGCTCTCGAGGCCTGTAAACTTGATGAGATAGATCTCTCAAAGTACAACGGTCCTAAAAGCAAAGAGGAACGCTACATAGAAGCAAAGGAGGAAGTGAATAAATTGAAATGA